A window of Hymenobacter siberiensis genomic DNA:
ATTTCCCCAATTGGAAACCCGACATACTCGCTGGAAACAAAGATTCCGCCTTCCGCAGCCGCCCTTTTATTTTTTGTTGGAATAAACAGTAAAAATAGTGACTGCCAGCTCTATTCGCAAAATTATTCATTTGGATATGGATGCATTTTATGCTTCGGTGGAGCAGCGCGACCACCCCGAGCTGCGCGGCCGGCCCGTGGCGGTGGGCGGTGCGCGGGAGCGGTGCGTGGTAGCGGCGGCCAGCTACGAGGCCCGGCAATTTGGGGTGCGCTCGGCCATGCCGAGCGCCACGGCGCTGCGCAAATGCCCGGAACTGGTGTTCGTGCCGCCGCGCTTCGCGGCGTATAAGGAAGTGTCGCGGCAGATTCGGGCCATCTTCGCCGAGTACACGCCATTGATTGAGCCCGTGTCGCTCGACGAGGCCTACCTCGATGTGACGCTCAACCTAAAGCAGATGGATTCGGCTACCCAGATTGCGCGGGAAATCCGGGCCAAAATTCTGGCCGAAACCGGGCTCACGGCCTCGGCGGGTATTTCGTATAATAAATTTCTGGCCAAGCTGGCCTCCGACTACCGCAAGCCCAATGGGCAGTTTGTGGTGCGGCCCGCGCAGGGGTTAGCCTTTGTGGCAGGGCTGGCGGTGGGCCAGTTCCACGGCGTGGGCCCCGTGACGGCGGCCCGCATGAACGAGCTGGGCATCTTCACCGGGGCCGACTTGCGGGCGCAGACGGTGGCCTTTCTGCATCAGTGCTTTGGCAAGGTGGGGCGCTACTACTTTGCCATTGCGCGGGGCGAGGACGAGCGGCCCGTGGTGGCCGACCGCCTGCGCAAATCTATGGGCTCGGAAACCACTTTTGGGCAGGATTTGCACGAATTTGCCGACCTGCTGGAGGCTCTGCAGCCGCTGTTAGAAGACGTGTGGGAGTATTGCCAGCGCAGCGGCATCCGGGGCCGGACGGTGACGCTGAAGGTGAAATTCGGC
This region includes:
- the dinB gene encoding DNA polymerase IV, with product MDAFYASVEQRDHPELRGRPVAVGGARERCVVAAASYEARQFGVRSAMPSATALRKCPELVFVPPRFAAYKEVSRQIRAIFAEYTPLIEPVSLDEAYLDVTLNLKQMDSATQIAREIRAKILAETGLTASAGISYNKFLAKLASDYRKPNGQFVVRPAQGLAFVAGLAVGQFHGVGPVTAARMNELGIFTGADLRAQTVAFLHQCFGKVGRYYFAIARGEDERPVVADRLRKSMGSETTFGQDLHEFADLLEALQPLLEDVWEYCQRSGIRGRTVTLKVKFGDFQQITRSRSGVGLVPGPEVLARICRELVEGLFPLEKGVRLLGVTLSNLSNAQEGAGRQLTLSF